The proteins below are encoded in one region of Rhododendron vialii isolate Sample 1 chromosome 7a, ASM3025357v1:
- the LOC131332820 gene encoding uncharacterized protein LOC131332820 produces the protein MTFAEFKTLFLDKYFPTPLRLAKEQEFLNLKHGTMMVTQYAAKFKELSRYAITSIPTEDKKARRFEWGLTTARKAVVAQAFTTYVEVVKCALWLESEETDFKTRWRKAIGSTGEPIRTQPPNNNRGSYPTRPFTPSQNNQPWRTSIPRNGQPKRGGQDIATVQCFNCQAMGHYKCDCPQLQRERNENFGNQKAQQPGSADFVKQNIGGPWQQ, from the coding sequence atgacctttgctGAGTTCAAAACCctgtttctcgacaagtactttcccacgCCTCTTCGCttagccaaggaacaagagttcctgaaCCTAAAACACGGAACGATGATGGtcacccagtacgcggccaaattcaAAGAACTGTCCCGCTACGCCATAACCTCCATACCTACTGAagacaagaaggcaagaaggTTCGAGTGGGGGTTGACAACTGCTCGAAAGGCCGTAGTAGCCCAAGCTTTTACCACCTATGTTGAAGTCGTGAAGTGTGCACTCTGGTTAGAGAGTGAGGAgactgacttcaaaacccgatggaggaaggcgatAGGCAGCACCGGcgaaccaatccgaacccaaccacccaacaacaaccgtggaTCCTACCCTACCAGACCCTTCACCCCGTCACAGaacaaccaaccctggaggactAGTATCCCCAGAAATGGCCAACCAAAGAGAGGTGGTCAAGACATAGCGACAGTTCAGTGTTtcaactgtcaggctatgggtCACTATAAGTGCGACTGCCCCCAACTACAAAGAGAAAGGAATGAGAACTTTGGAAATCAGAAAGCTCAACAACCTGGATCGGCCGATTTTGTGAAACAAAATATTGGAGGTCCATGGCAGCAGTAG